The window CGCGAGCTTTGCCGGGCCGAGGTTATACTCTATCGCCTGGAGATAGGCAAGGCAGGCGCTGGGGTCCATAGGGATACGGCGGGCTGCCCGCTCAGCAATCTCCGGCAGACGTTGGCTTCCCTGATCACGACAGGAGAGCAGGGTTTGGTGCAGCTCCCGCACGCCCTCTTCGTCTCTTGCGAGGAAATCTTCGCGCACGGCGCAGATGGAAAAGACAAAGGGTAGCCCGGTCTGCTGGTGCCAGAATTCCGCCAAGTCCAGCTGGATAGGGTAGGGCGTGTTTTCCTCTGTTGCCAGACGCAGGGCCTCGTCGCCGATGGCGAGCACGGCTGCGGGTTCGTTCTCTGGATTGCGCCCGGCAAAGATCTCTCCCCGGATATACTGCGGTTTGACCTCGAAAAAGTCCTCCAGGATGATGCGCAGGAGCCAGACCGAGGTGTCGGATTGGCCGGTCATCAGTACCGGCTTGCCGTCCAGCTCCTCCGGCGGAATGGTGGAAAACATAAACACACTACCCACCGGTCCGGTGGCGGAAATGGAGAGGTCGGCCATTATTCGGTACTGCTCCGGGTGGGCCGCATACTCATAGCAGGAGACAAAGCCGAGGTCCAGCTCTCCGGCTGCCAGCAACGTATTAAGCCGGGCAGGCGGTGCCTCGGTCACGGACCAGTCCGGGCGCTGCACCTGTTCCTTCCAGATCTCGTAGATCGGTGCGGTGTTAATGTAATTCACCATGCCGAAATGTATCATTGTGTTCCTCGTTATTGCTGATCGTTGTTGCTCATTATAGGAGCTGAGCTGCTGCCTGAGGAGTATGAACCAGATAGGCATGGAGTTGGTGTCTGCCCTGGAGAGAGTCCGTTGTTCGGACTGCCAATATCCTGGCCTCCTTTCCCGCTTCCAGGGAACCCAGCTGTTTATCCAGCCCCAGGGCTTCGGCCCCGCCTAATGTTGCCATGCGCAGGATATTCGCCGGATCAACAGTCGGGTGTTCTTCTGCCAGCAGGCGCATCTCCCGCCAGATAGAGAGCTCGGGATTACTGGTCAGGCTATCCGTGCCCAAGGCGGGCAGGAGGCCTTTGCGTAAGTAGTTCTCCACCGGGGCTGTGCCTACGCCGAGATAGCGATTACTGCCTGGGCAGAGGCAGACCTTGGCATCAGTTTTCACGAGCAGATCCATCTCCTGCGCTGTCACATGAATACAATGCACACAGAGTGTCTGCCTGTCAAGCAGACCATGCTGATGGAGATAGGAGACAGCACCCTTGCTGTTCGAGCCAGTGGGCTGGAAACTCCCGTCCCAGAATCCACGCTCTTCGAGGAAGTCTCGCATTGCTCCTGTACCTTGGCTGATTAGGTCGTGCTCAGCAAGGGATTCCGCAACATGGATAGAAAAAACCTGCTGTGCTGCTCTGGCCTTTTGCCTTAGTGCCTGCAAGAGGTCAAGATGGGTGGAGTAGGGAGCATGGGCGGTGCAGGTCTGGACTGTTTCTTGGTTCAAGGCAGCGAGCAGGTCAGAAACATTTGCTGCCCGAAGGCCGAGATATTCCTTGAGACAGAGGAGCTGACCTTGAAATTCCTGAATCAACTCCTGGGTGAAGCCGGTATTGGTGATGTCAGCGATGGCGACCACGCCCTGGGCCTGCTGCTGGGTAAGGACGGCACGGGCTGCATCCAGGATGGTGTCCTTGTCCGCATTTACTTTCATTCGTTCTGCCAGCATATGGCCGATCCAGCCGGGAAAACTGGCAGGGGCAGGTTCCTGGGAAAGATGGGCAAGGTGGGAGAGTTCCAGGTGGGTATGGGCGTTGATCAGGCCGGGCATGAGCACGGTCTCAGGATGATCAATAACTTCCGCGCCGGGAGAGCTGCGCGTAATCTCCTGGAACCTGCCGGCCCCGAGGATCTTCCCAGCCTGCACCGCAAGTCCGCCATCGGCAATGGGCGGATGGCTTACGGGGAGCAACCAGGGCGCGCGATGGATGATGAGTCGGTCTGTCACTGTTTTGTTTTTTGTCCGACCGGGGTGTAGTCCATGAGTCGTTGTTGCGGAGTGAAGCCTGCATCTGTGACCAGATGGCGGATTTCCTGCTCGGAGAGGCGGAAGTGAACTCCAGCTGCTGCAACTACATTTTCCTCAATCATAGTGGAACCAAAATCATTGGCTCCGAAGAAGAGAGAGAGCTGGGCCACCTTCGGCCCCTGGGTGACCCAGGAAGCCTGCACATTGGCAAAATTATCAAGGAAGATGCGGCTCAGGGCCAGCATACGCAGATAGGCAAAGGCAGAGGCTTTGGTCATGCCCTGCTCTTTGTGGATAGCCTCGGCCAAGGCGGTGTTGTCGGGCTGGAAGGGCCAGGGGATAAAGGCGGTAAAGCCGCCAGTGCGGTCCTGGAGGTCACGCAGACGTTGCAGATGCTCCAGCCGTTCCTTCCAGGTCTCGATATGACCGAACATCATGGTGGCTGTGGTACGCATACCCAGGGTATGGGCTATTTCCATGACCGCAATCCACTCATCAGCTGAGCATTTGCGCGGGGCAAGCTGCTGCCGGACCCGGTCGGAGAGAATCTCGGCCCCGCCACCGGGAATAGAATCCAGGCCAGCGCCCATGAGTCGCTCCAACACCGCCTGAACGGACAGGCCTGAGAGCTCCGCAAAATGGCAGACCTCTGGCGGAGAGAATCCGTGGATATGAATACCGGTTGCCTTCATGAAACGGAGCATATCCTCGTAGAATTCCAGAGGCAGATCCGGGTGCAGACCACCCTGAAGGAGAATTTGGGTGCCGCCCAGTTCCTGGGTCTCGTGGATTTTTTGTAATAGCTCCTCTTTGCTCAGTACCTTGCCCTCGGGGGCTTCCGGGGCTTTATAAAACGCGCAGAACGTACAGGCTGAGATGCAGATATCAGTGTAGTTGATATTGCGGTCAATGACATAGGTGACCACGGGTTCCGGGTGGAGCCTTTTGCGCACGGCGTTGGCCATGAATCCCAGTTGGTAGAGGTCGGCTTTGTCGGCAAGGAGAAGAAACTCTTCGCCGGAGATACGCTCTCCGGCTGTGACTTTATCTGCTATCTGCTGCATGATCATTTGCAATGGGTGTGGGCGGTATCTGTTCAGGTATTCTTTGTTGCGTACCTGAGGTGAACATCGGACATGGGTGAATGAAAAAAGTAGGCAAATAGATATCAGGATCTGCTCGTTCTGTCAAATTTTGAGGCTTCTGAAAAAAAATTCTGATTTTGTAAGATAAAAGATTGTTTTTTGCAAAATTGAAATTATGAGAATAGTTGGCGGAATTGCATAGCTGAAGCATACGACAGTGTGGTTCTTGCGCTGTGTTTAT is drawn from Candidatus Electrothrix aestuarii and contains these coding sequences:
- a CDS encoding amidohydrolase family protein, whose product is MTDRLIIHRAPWLLPVSHPPIADGGLAVQAGKILGAGRFQEITRSSPGAEVIDHPETVLMPGLINAHTHLELSHLAHLSQEPAPASFPGWIGHMLAERMKVNADKDTILDAARAVLTQQQAQGVVAIADITNTGFTQELIQEFQGQLLCLKEYLGLRAANVSDLLAALNQETVQTCTAHAPYSTHLDLLQALRQKARAAQQVFSIHVAESLAEHDLISQGTGAMRDFLEERGFWDGSFQPTGSNSKGAVSYLHQHGLLDRQTLCVHCIHVTAQEMDLLVKTDAKVCLCPGSNRYLGVGTAPVENYLRKGLLPALGTDSLTSNPELSIWREMRLLAEEHPTVDPANILRMATLGGAEALGLDKQLGSLEAGKEARILAVRTTDSLQGRHQLHAYLVHTPQAAAQLL
- the mqnC gene encoding cyclic dehypoxanthinyl futalosine synthase → MIMQQIADKVTAGERISGEEFLLLADKADLYQLGFMANAVRKRLHPEPVVTYVIDRNINYTDICISACTFCAFYKAPEAPEGKVLSKEELLQKIHETQELGGTQILLQGGLHPDLPLEFYEDMLRFMKATGIHIHGFSPPEVCHFAELSGLSVQAVLERLMGAGLDSIPGGGAEILSDRVRQQLAPRKCSADEWIAVMEIAHTLGMRTTATMMFGHIETWKERLEHLQRLRDLQDRTGGFTAFIPWPFQPDNTALAEAIHKEQGMTKASAFAYLRMLALSRIFLDNFANVQASWVTQGPKVAQLSLFFGANDFGSTMIEENVVAAAGVHFRLSEQEIRHLVTDAGFTPQQRLMDYTPVGQKTKQ
- a CDS encoding menaquinone biosynthesis protein, yielding MIHFGMVNYINTAPIYEIWKEQVQRPDWSVTEAPPARLNTLLAAGELDLGFVSCYEYAAHPEQYRIMADLSISATGPVGSVFMFSTIPPEELDGKPVLMTGQSDTSVWLLRIILEDFFEVKPQYIRGEIFAGRNPENEPAAVLAIGDEALRLATEENTPYPIQLDLAEFWHQQTGLPFVFSICAVREDFLARDEEGVRELHQTLLSCRDQGSQRLPEIAERAARRIPMDPSACLAYLQAIEYNLGPAKLAALEEFFSRLIQHGAASEQALPLKIFS